The following proteins are encoded in a genomic region of Methanomassiliicoccales archaeon:
- a CDS encoding 50S ribosomal protein L30, giving the protein MAYAAIRIRGHPGVRSDIEDTMRMLRLTRANHCVVLPETAEIKGMLMKAKDYITWGEVSEETLARMIKFRGRLVGDKPIDDEVVKDGTAFGSIMAFAKGIAKDEAKYSEMKDVKPLFRLSPPKKGYEGVKRGFGAGGALGYRGEEINELISRMI; this is encoded by the coding sequence ATGGCATACGCAGCTATACGCATCCGCGGCCACCCCGGAGTGAGGAGTGACATCGAGGACACCATGCGCATGCTTCGCCTGACCCGCGCCAACCACTGCGTGGTTCTGCCGGAGACGGCCGAGATAAAGGGCATGCTGATGAAGGCCAAGGATTACATCACCTGGGGCGAGGTTTCGGAAGAGACCTTGGCCCGCATGATTAAGTTCCGCGGCCGGCTCGTTGGCGACAAACCCATAGACGATGAGGTGGTCAAGGACGGCACTGCCTTCGGGTCCATCATGGCCTTCGCCAAGGGTATAGCCAAGGACGAGGCCAAGTACTCGGAGATGAAGGACGTCAAGCCCTTGTTCCGCCTGAGCCCGCCCAAGAAAGGCTACGAAGGCGTCAAGCGCGGCTTCGGGGCCGGGGGCGCCCTGGGCTACCGGGGAGAGGAGATAAACGAGCTCATCTCCAGGATGATCTAA
- a CDS encoding uL15 family ribosomal protein has protein sequence MVSRTDKFRGSRTHGRGKKAGRGAGKRGGRGNAGLHKHKAQYMLKFMPDHFGRHGFKRPQKMVSAKITMNVGDLEQVLEAMKVQGIAVEKDGKMTVDLTVLGVDKLLGNGRVSMALEVAVSETTALAKAKVEESGGHIVVPK, from the coding sequence ATGGTAAGCAGGACTGATAAGTTCAGGGGCTCCAGGACCCACGGACGCGGCAAGAAGGCCGGACGTGGGGCCGGTAAGCGCGGCGGAAGGGGAAACGCCGGTTTGCACAAGCACAAGGCTCAGTACATGTTGAAATTCATGCCCGACCACTTTGGCCGGCACGGCTTCAAGAGACCGCAGAAGATGGTATCTGCCAAGATCACCATGAACGTGGGAGATCTGGAACAGGTCCTTGAGGCCATGAAGGTCCAGGGCATAGCGGTGGAGAAGGACGGCAAGATGACCGTCGACCTCACCGTCTTGGGTGTGGACAAGTTGCTGGGCAACGGTCGCGTGAGCATGGCTTTGGAGGTCGCAGTGTCCGAGACCACCGCCCTGGCCAAGGCCAAGGTTGAAGAATCAGGCGGACATATCGTGGTGCCAAAGTAA
- a CDS encoding 50S ribosomal protein L18 has protein sequence MAQGPRYKVAFRRRREGRTDYRQRARLLRARVPRAVVRTSLRHTSVQIVDFDPKGDQVLVTAHSRELLEMGWDKATGNVPAAYLTGYLAGKKAVAKGVTEAVLDIGLKVPAKGATAFAALKGMVDAGMKIPHGKEVLPSKERLAGKHVGEDVEKMVKDIKSRMEAK, from the coding sequence ATGGCTCAGGGACCGAGATACAAAGTGGCCTTCCGCCGCCGGCGGGAAGGCCGGACCGATTACAGACAGAGGGCTCGCCTGCTCAGGGCCAGGGTCCCGCGCGCCGTGGTGCGCACCTCGTTGCGCCACACCAGCGTGCAGATAGTGGACTTCGACCCTAAGGGCGACCAGGTGCTGGTCACCGCCCACTCCCGCGAACTGCTGGAGATGGGATGGGACAAGGCCACCGGGAACGTGCCCGCCGCGTACCTTACCGGCTACCTGGCCGGTAAGAAGGCCGTGGCCAAGGGAGTGACCGAGGCCGTGCTCGACATAGGCCTCAAGGTGCCCGCCAAGGGCGCCACGGCGTTCGCCGCCCTGAAGGGCATGGTGGACGCTGGAATGAAGATACCTCACGGAAAGGAAGTGCTGCCCAGCAAGGAGCGCCTGGCGGGAAAGCACGTCGGCGAGGACGTGGAGAAGATGGTTAAGGACATTAAGAGCCGCATGGAGGCGAAGTGA
- a CDS encoding 50S ribosomal protein L19e → MDLKNQKRMAAEVLKCGENRVWIDPNRIEDIADAITRADIRTAVQSGSIRALPVRGISRGRARHRLAQKAKGRRRGQGSRKGTSTARRPKKEAWIQTIRPLRATLRELRDEGKINRTVYREFYMKAKGGMFRSRNNLLMHLKTEGYLKGEN, encoded by the coding sequence ATGGATCTGAAGAACCAGAAGCGCATGGCGGCCGAAGTTCTGAAATGCGGTGAGAACCGGGTCTGGATCGACCCGAACCGCATTGAGGACATCGCAGACGCCATAACCCGGGCGGACATAAGGACCGCCGTCCAGTCCGGGTCCATCCGCGCCCTGCCCGTACGGGGCATCTCCCGTGGACGGGCGCGCCACCGGTTGGCCCAGAAGGCCAAGGGGCGCAGGCGTGGACAGGGCAGCAGGAAGGGTACATCCACGGCCAGAAGGCCGAAGAAGGAGGCATGGATCCAGACGATCAGGCCTCTACGCGCCACGCTGCGCGAGCTGCGTGACGAGGGCAAGATCAACAGGACCGTGTACCGCGAATTCTATATGAAGGCCAAGGGCGGCATGTTCAGGAGCAGGAACAACCTGCTCATGCACCTGAAGACCGAAGGCTACCTTAAGGGGGAGAACTGA
- a CDS encoding 30S ribosomal protein S8: MQSDPLNDAMSTIKNAAAVGKNECLIRPSSKLIGRVLKVMQDNGYINQFEFIEDGKAGVFKVMLQGKINNCGVIKPRYSVKKVDMEQFEARYLPAQDFGVLILTTTDGVITHMKAKEKGVGGKLLAFVY, from the coding sequence ATGCAGAGCGATCCATTGAATGATGCGATGTCCACCATCAAGAACGCCGCGGCCGTGGGCAAGAACGAGTGCCTGATCAGGCCCTCATCCAAGCTCATAGGTCGAGTGCTCAAGGTGATGCAAGACAACGGCTACATCAACCAGTTCGAGTTCATAGAGGACGGCAAGGCCGGAGTGTTCAAGGTAATGCTGCAGGGAAAGATCAACAACTGCGGCGTGATCAAGCCGCGCTACTCGGTGAAGAAAGTTGACATGGAGCAGTTCGAGGCCCGCTATCTGCCGGCCCAGGACTTCGGCGTGCTCATACTGACCACCACCGATGGCGTGATAACGCATATGAAAGCCAAGGAGAAGGGGGTCGGCGGTAAGCTGCTGGCCTTCGTGTACTGA
- a CDS encoding 50S ribosomal protein L6, whose protein sequence is MTMTVTGHLDDKVHVPKEVKVTMKGAEVTVKGPKGTVTRDFTHPKVMVSLKDDMLHIECEYPRTKEKALVGTYTSHLKNMVEGANHGFEYYMKMVYSHFPMKIAVKGDKFVIENFLGEKATRSALILAGAKVTIKGNEVFVTGSDLEKVSQTAANIERATKIRGFDPRVFQDGIYIVEKARRPK, encoded by the coding sequence ATGACAATGACTGTAACCGGACATTTGGACGATAAGGTGCACGTGCCCAAAGAGGTAAAGGTCACCATGAAGGGCGCCGAGGTCACCGTCAAGGGGCCGAAAGGCACCGTGACCCGTGACTTTACCCACCCCAAGGTCATGGTCTCCCTGAAGGACGACATGCTCCACATCGAGTGCGAGTACCCCCGCACCAAGGAGAAGGCCTTGGTCGGAACGTACACCTCGCACCTGAAGAACATGGTCGAGGGAGCCAACCACGGCTTCGAGTACTACATGAAGATGGTCTACTCCCACTTCCCCATGAAGATCGCGGTGAAGGGCGACAAGTTCGTCATCGAGAACTTCTTGGGAGAGAAGGCGACCCGTTCCGCGCTGATCCTAGCTGGAGCCAAGGTCACCATAAAGGGGAACGAGGTGTTCGTCACCGGCTCGGACCTGGAGAAGGTCTCGCAGACCGCGGCGAACATCGAGCGCGCCACCAAGATCCGCGGTTTCGACCCGAGGGTCTTCCAGGATGGTATCTATATCGTCGAGAAGGCAAGGAGGCCTAAGTGA
- a CDS encoding 30S ribosomal protein S5, which translates to MDWVPKTRLGRMVLNGEITTMSQALATKLPLREAEIIDILLPDLKDEVIDVNIVQRMTDSGRRVKFRITCVVGNGDGFIGIGRAKGKEVGPSIRKAIDNAKLGIIEIKRGCGSWECGCGTPHSLPFTVVGKSGSVEVYLKPAPRGISLAVGDVAKSILTLAGVKDSWGFAKGHTKTTVNYAYATFYALRNTIEMRVSEEQEKRQHIVSGPVQVHMAENAAPGQEE; encoded by the coding sequence ATGGACTGGGTACCGAAGACCAGATTAGGCAGGATGGTGCTCAACGGTGAGATAACCACCATGAGCCAGGCCCTGGCCACCAAGCTCCCCCTGCGCGAGGCAGAGATCATAGACATACTGCTCCCCGACCTGAAGGACGAGGTCATCGACGTGAACATAGTGCAGAGGATGACCGACTCTGGACGGAGGGTCAAGTTCCGTATCACCTGCGTGGTCGGCAACGGCGACGGCTTCATCGGTATAGGACGTGCGAAGGGCAAGGAGGTAGGACCCTCCATACGCAAGGCCATCGACAACGCCAAGCTGGGCATAATCGAGATCAAGCGCGGATGCGGCTCGTGGGAATGCGGTTGCGGCACGCCGCACTCGCTCCCCTTCACCGTGGTCGGCAAGTCCGGCTCGGTCGAGGTGTACCTGAAACCCGCCCCCCGGGGTATATCCCTGGCGGTGGGCGACGTGGCCAAGAGCATTCTGACGTTGGCTGGTGTGAAGGACTCCTGGGGATTCGCCAAGGGCCACACCAAGACCACCGTCAACTACGCTTACGCCACCTTCTACGCCCTGAGGAACACCATCGAGATGCGCGTTTCCGAGGAGCAGGAGAAGAGGCAGCACATCGTCAGCGGACCGGTGCAGGTGCACATGGCCGAGAACGCCGCGCCTGGACAGGAGGAATGA
- a CDS encoding 50S ribosomal protein L32e has protein sequence MSAKKEIKKIQDLPYYREEYTAQLADMGIKERDELLEALHDEKRKKEIVDALDGVGNKIADHWVELLSEVGTEIVEAKEAPKTVTKVKAQLTDEIKAALEFRDAKNDARPAFKRQEWFRYKRLGEKWRKPRGIHSKMRRHLSYRPPVVSIGYRGPKMVRDYHPSGFQEVMVYNPGQVEKVDPKVQAIRIGGTVGGKKRMAITEKADELGIRILNRT, from the coding sequence ATGTCGGCCAAGAAGGAGATCAAGAAGATACAGGACCTTCCCTATTACCGGGAGGAGTACACCGCACAGCTGGCCGATATGGGCATAAAGGAGCGGGACGAGCTGCTGGAAGCGCTACATGACGAGAAGCGCAAGAAGGAGATCGTTGACGCTTTGGACGGTGTCGGCAACAAGATCGCCGACCACTGGGTCGAGCTGCTGAGCGAGGTCGGGACGGAGATCGTGGAGGCCAAGGAGGCCCCCAAGACCGTTACCAAGGTCAAGGCCCAGCTGACCGACGAGATCAAGGCAGCCTTGGAGTTCAGGGACGCCAAGAACGATGCCCGTCCGGCCTTCAAGAGGCAGGAGTGGTTCCGATACAAGCGCCTCGGCGAGAAATGGAGGAAGCCGAGAGGCATACACTCCAAGATGCGCCGTCACCTCTCGTACCGCCCGCCGGTCGTCTCGATCGGCTACCGCGGCCCGAAGATGGTGCGCGACTATCACCCCTCCGGATTCCAGGAGGTCATGGTGTACAACCCTGGCCAAGTGGAGAAGGTGGACCCCAAGGTGCAAGCGATACGCATAGGTGGCACCGTGGGCGGGAAGAAGAGAATGGCAATAACCGAAAAGGCGGATGAACTAGGCATCCGTATACTCAACAGGACGTGA